One genomic segment of Besnoitia besnoiti strain Bb-Ger1 chromosome VII, whole genome shotgun sequence includes these proteins:
- a CDS encoding zinc finger, C3HC4 type (RING finger) domain-containing protein (encoded by transcript BESB_079390), translating into MFCPFQCFHAGHRPLSSPRGGVSDSRDTEQRGLGISDAVGEERRRRSSRRERRGRRASSSGPPGSPDQGGGGAGVAEGGAEATSRGARLATAEEETSPGSLRGAQEAPALASGASAGGGEETSAEAAGGAAEGSEGRDARLSSSALGSALVVAQMIEAAVTRSVAVARGGCSAAPAARSASTESSAVLSREQTSSLHEGSARASEGSVPVVPSLSGAPAGAASSASETAASAGDFLPHLRSLGSFSASQSVAEERRRGVPSDAPVGSDTPGPSGLPGSSEGASPTTPSASSLAGAAPPGDGGIAGAPEGASTSSREIIHAPSSGTPTSQGQPLPPPPAPHALPGGSAPPTSGAVPPPPPPPPVGLGGGLLGPFSGAARPAGQAAGGSSALVPPSLSAASAAGGGLMSPSVSLSSSPHSAPASSAQPGGSTGASSAGGGTGAAPPPPPPPPPPPPPPPPPPPPPPLPAGSLGPPRSTAGALAAGATRWRQVPGGDAHGPGGAGLGTHAGHQPETHQGTGSPTGPSVGAGLLVPPSPLLASSAPATALGSRPGPAGSSAARSTSEQTGGAAGLRPRVLDARAASGTSLTSAGDDGRRDRGASALGTSRTESERHTRARRFSALRRRDAHPASPVGGLEPEVSEMERGGWRRRGEKVTGSPEASPSTASLCSASSGSLQPSVGSSEWFSRETSGNEDENSDEADSCRGPLSGDEDPDVRRAGIFGGRGWSLCTCCVCRNCDCLQGGLARREPRPCTFLPWCSRACEGRRRDDGRRRQAQAGGKATRSPPPEGSDRDIPRQGGGHARKPRGRRGDKKRGDGSGRGGQPDENEERAGEAAEPGEAAEADEPLRGALEARGRTPGGRLSTRRPHEQRREDEANPSGRAEEWRLPAGQREGRDEAISPHEAILVRHGASPHPRGRRRRRVYRGRKQGRTAEKKLERMGLLIKNANSGGEGAHVQKKGRAKADDASEEDVCHTCGGTKTWRRISLPLESPLTVLLCAGNVALPRLMQLLQVVSQQSPQLAAEPPPPTSPNSLAAFSSSPPLFPSSASSAAAFFALLPSLLSATEGDAPAVPAGLPRPGEHRVGVWGSGDPAASSSALSPSSLPPSWPSAPLYLPWLAAAAASGLPPCLLPPSAAAAASSAAGSAAPQGFLSPSVGVCPRCRRSECVCGASSPAQLDGGWFASSSRAQALASSLAAGGWSFSAFPVLRGLLAAASSSFSSAGGGSNGSHAPGAGSPAAHAGVATLPLLSGGGMLALELDLGSAFHFHSNFTCAVSREQTSTKNPAVLLTCGHTICRFANEGCETQVDSQAAESRRMCLRRREAAGAYAKEAQLLAPSCADVQRLSAGMSVQRRT; encoded by the exons ATGTTTTGTCCCTTCCAATGCTTTCACGCAGGCCACCGTCCGctgtcgtctcctcgcggcggcgtctccgacAGCAGAGACACCGAGCAACGCGGCCTCGGCATCTCGGATGCTGTgggcgaagagcgacgacgaaggagcagccgaagagagcgaagggggcgcagagcgagcagCAGTGGTCCGCCAGGCAGCCCCGAccagggcggcggaggagcgggcgtcgcagagggcggGGCTGAGGCGACTTCGCGCGGTGCTCGTTTGGCCacagcagaagaggagacaagTCCTGGGAGCCTACGAGGAGCTCAGGAGGCTCCTGCTCTCGCAagcggcgcttccgccggAGGTGGGGAGGAAACGAGCGCGGAAGCGGCAggtggcgccgcggaaggcagcgagggaCGGGATGCCCGACTCAG ctcctcggcGCTGGGTAGCGCGCTAGTTGTCGCGCAGATGATTGAGGCCGCAGTCACTCGGTCGGTTGCGGTGGCGAGGGGTGggtgcagcgcggcgccggccgctcGCTCGGCTTCCACAGAGTCATCTGCCGTTCTTTCTCGCGAGCAGACGTCTTCGCTTCATGAAGGCTCGGCCCGCGCTTCAGAGGGATCTGTGCCTGTGGTGCCTTCACTCTCTGGCgctcccgccggcgccgccagctccgcgtcggagaccgcggcgagcgcgggggaCTTTTTGCCCCACCTCAGGTCGCTGGGGTCCTTCTCGGCCTCCCAGTCCGTCGCCGAGGAGAGACGTCGAGGTGTTCCATCAGATGCGCCTGTCGGGTCGGACACTCCGGGGCCTTCGGGCCTTCCAGGCTCATCTGAGGGCGCAAGTCCGACGACCCCCTCGGCGTCAtctctcgccggcgcagccccgccggGCGACGGAGGAATCGCTGGCGCCCCGGAGGGAGCTTCGACGTCGTCGAGGGAAATCATTCATGCGCCTTCCTCAG GGACGCCTACTTCCCAAGGGCAGcccctgcctcctcctccggccCCGCACGCCCTGCCAGGCGGCTCAGCGCCTCCAACTTCGGGGGCcgtccctcctccgcccccgccgcctcctgttGGACTCGGTGGTGGGCTTCTCGGGCCCttctcaggcgccgcgaggcccgctgggcaggcggcaggaggctcgtctgcgctggtgccgccgtcgctctccgcggcctccgcagctggcggcggatTGATGAGTCCGAgtgtgtctctttcttcttcgccgcatTCTGCTCCTGCGAGCTCAGCGCAGCCGGGCGGCTCGACCGGCGCTAGCAGCGCGGGTGGAGGGACGGgggccgcgcctcccccgcctcctccccctccgccgcctccgccccccccgccgcctcctccgccgcctccgcccttgCCCGCGGGCTCGTTGGGCCCCCCGAGGTCAactgcgggcgcgctggcCGCGGGTGCGACGCGGTGGAGACAGGTgcctggcggcgacgcccacgGGCCGGGAGGGGCGGGGCTGGGGACTCACGCTGGGCACCAACCTGAGACGCACCAAG GCACCGGATCCCCGACGGGCCCGTCAGTCGGCGCAGGGCTGCTggtgccgccgtcgcccctgcTGGCCAGCTCAGCTCCCGCGACGGCGTTGGGCTCCAGACCGGGGCCAGCGGGaagcagcgctgcgcgcagCACAAGCGAGCAGACTGGCGGGGCGGCCGGCTTGAGGCCCAGAGTTCTGGACGCCAGAGCTGCGAGCGGGACTTCGCTGACGTCTGCCGGCGACGATGGAAGGCGAGATAGAGGCGCTTCCGCTCTAG GAACCAGTCGAACTGAAAGCGAGCGCCACACTCGAGCGCGGAGATTCTCGgctctccggcgtcgcgaTGCACATCCCGCTTCCCCTGTGGGAGGCCTGGAGCCTGAGGTCTCGGAGAtggagagaggaggctggcgacgaagaggagaaa AAGTCACAGGCAGCCCCGAGGCCTCGCCTAGCACAGCAAGTCTCTGttcggcgagcagcggcagcctgcagccCAGCGTGGGCAGCAGCGAGTGGTTCAGTCGGGAGACCTCGGGTAACGAGGACGAGAATAGTGACGAGGCAGACTCGTGTCGCGGGCCTCTGTCGGGGGACGAAGACCCAGACGTGCGCCGGGCGGGGatcttcggcggccgcggatgGAGTCTGTGcacctgctgcgtctgcaggaaCTGCGACTGTCTGcaaggcggcctcgcgcgcagggAGCCGCGGCCGTGCACGTTCTTGCCGTggtgctcgcgcgcctgcgagggccgtcggcgcgacgacggccggcgtcgccaggcTCAGGCTGGAGgcaaggcgacgcgctcgccgccccctGAGGGCAGCGACCGCGATATCCCCAGACAGGGCGGCGGTCACGCGCGGAAGCCTAGGGGACGCAGAGGTgacaagaagagaggagacggctcaggacgcggcgggcagccTGACGAGAACGAAGAgcgagcaggcgaggcagcggagccaggggaggcagcggaggcagacgagccgCTGCGTGGAGCCCTGGAGGCCAGGGGACGCACCCCGGGCGGCAGGCTCTCGACACGGAGGCCTCATgagcagaggcgagaagacgaggcaaaTCCCAGCGGCAGGGCTGAGGAGTGGCGCCTCCCTGCGGGGCAACGCGAAGGCCGAGACGAAGCGATATCTCCCCATGAAGCGATTCTGGTCAGGCACGGCGCGAGTCCGCACCCCCGCGGACGACGTCGCCGGCGGGTGTATCGCGGACGGAAGCAGGGACGCACAGCGGAGAAAAAACTCGAACGAATGGGTCTCCTGATCAAGAATGCCAAtagtggaggcgaaggcgcgcatgTGCAGAAGAAAGGCCGAGCGAAGGCTGACGACGCGTCGGAGGAAGACGTCTGTCACACGTGCGGAGGCACCAAGACCTGGAGGCGAATCTCCCTGCCCTTGGAGAGCCCGTTAACTGtgctcctctgcgctggaAATGTCGCGCTACCAAGGCTCATGCAG CTTCTCCAAGTTGTCTCGCAGCAGTCTCCTCAGCTGGCAGcagagcctccgccgccaacGTCCCCGAActctctcgcggcgttttcgtcgtctcctccgctgtttccttcttccgcgtcttcggcggcagCCTTCTTTGCCCTCCTTCCGAGTCTTCTGTCGGCGACCGAGGGTGACGCTCCAGCTGTCCCCGCGGGCCTGCCGAGACCCGGGGAACACCGCGTGGGAGTGTGGGGCTCCGGAGACCCTGCTGCGTCCTCGagcgctctctcgccgtcgtccctccctccttcctggccctctgcgcctctctacTTGCCGTGGCtagccgcagcggctgcgagcgGCTTGCCCCCTTGTCTCCTCCCGccgtcggctgcggctgcggcgtcctccgccgccggctccgcggccCCCCAGGGCTTCCTCAGCCCTTCCGTGGGAGTGtgtccgcgctgcaggcgttcagagtgcgtgtgcggcgcgtcgtctccggcgcagcTCGATGGCGGGtggttcgcctcctcctcgcgggcgcaggcgctggcttCGTCTCTCGCAGCCGGGGGTTGGTCTTTCTCGGCGTTCCCCGTTCTCCGCGGactcctcgcggcggccagcAGCAGTTTCTcaagcgcaggcggagggagTAACGGGTCGCATGCCCCGGGCGCGGGAAGCCCCGCGGCCCACGCGGGTGTGGCGACGTTGCCGTTgctcagcggcggaggcatgCTGGCGCTCGAGCTCGATCTGGGTTCCGCTTTCCACTTTCACTCCAACTTCACCTGCGCAGTCAGCCGCGAGCAGACCTCCACGAAGAACCCCGCCGTCCTGCTCACCTGCGGCCACACAATTTGCAGGTTCGCAAACGAAGGCTGTGAAACGCAAGTAGACTCGCAGGCAGCTGAGAGTCGGCGTAtgtgtctgcggcgcagagaagcggctGGCGCGTATGCAAAAGAAGCGCAGCTACTTGCACCCAGCTGTGCGGATGTGCAGAGACTCAGCGCAGGCATGTCCGTGCAAAGGCGCACATGA